Proteins encoded together in one Thermomonospora curvata DSM 43183 window:
- a CDS encoding serine/threonine-protein kinase has protein sequence MSIPSSVGRYRIDRVLGSGAFASVWLGHDDALAVPVAIKVLSGSLLDDLDVRNRFLEEARILRRADSERLVRVHDIGELPDGRPYFVMSYADRGTLADRMRGGLLPVPTALAFAEEIARGVQVINQLGVIHRDLKPSNVLFQSTPDGGEKLLIADLGLAKAIAHASGAFTLPVGTPGYMSPEQARFGGGLDVRADVYGLGALTYHMLTGKAPGPAPVKTRPSELRAELTPEFDRVILRAMEVDREKRWPTAEAFAQALVALRSSVEAESTGGGRPPAEAAPAGSEAAAPPAEGGRARPEPATAPDVPFAEPAQARPEPAGGEDAAGSPGERPMPSGLEQTVVDNPGLFDAAGQARPPAGDIGQERTVAMSREQFPARPHGGTPEVPFGPARTSGGPGRPGDDGATAVLPPPPQGGGAPGGFQGPPPAPPPGPGGPWGPGGPGGSTAAPRPSAGEAEQKRRRQLLALSIGAGLVVIVIVGGLLLNAIGSGGGAKPAPSPTPPKDFVAVSDASGKIRAFVPKAWPKLAEPTTWQPSSVGLSGDTQSRPVLRATSGSFQQFLDSTAKTPGVFIGLTTDVGEGRLPPPGVSEHDQCTKGQPERYTTPDQSLSGTIIRYTGCSTGTPSITEVGLVDRTGKFGVWIRVKEIDDRKVTNDILNSLRLAAP, from the coding sequence GTGTCCATACCGTCTTCAGTCGGCCGTTACCGAATCGATCGCGTCCTGGGGTCCGGGGCGTTCGCCTCAGTGTGGCTGGGGCACGACGACGCGCTGGCCGTCCCTGTAGCGATCAAGGTACTGTCCGGAAGCCTGCTGGACGATCTGGACGTGCGCAACCGTTTCCTGGAGGAGGCCCGCATCCTGCGCAGGGCCGACTCCGAACGGCTGGTCAGGGTGCACGACATCGGGGAGCTGCCGGACGGCCGCCCCTATTTCGTGATGTCGTACGCCGACCGCGGCACGCTGGCCGATCGCATGCGCGGTGGGCTGCTGCCGGTCCCCACGGCCCTGGCGTTCGCCGAGGAGATCGCCCGCGGGGTGCAGGTCATCAACCAGCTGGGAGTGATCCACCGCGACCTCAAGCCGTCCAACGTGCTGTTTCAGTCCACTCCGGACGGCGGGGAGAAGCTGCTGATCGCCGATCTGGGGCTGGCCAAGGCCATCGCGCACGCCTCCGGGGCGTTCACGCTGCCGGTGGGAACGCCCGGTTACATGTCTCCTGAGCAGGCCCGTTTCGGCGGCGGGCTGGACGTGCGGGCCGATGTGTACGGGCTGGGCGCGCTCACCTACCACATGCTGACCGGCAAAGCGCCGGGTCCGGCGCCGGTAAAAACTCGGCCTAGCGAGCTGCGCGCGGAGCTTACCCCGGAGTTCGACCGTGTGATCCTGCGCGCTATGGAAGTCGACCGGGAGAAGAGATGGCCCACGGCGGAGGCGTTCGCGCAGGCGCTGGTGGCGCTGCGGTCCTCGGTGGAGGCCGAGTCCACGGGCGGAGGGCGTCCACCGGCGGAGGCGGCGCCCGCCGGGTCTGAGGCCGCCGCACCGCCCGCCGAGGGCGGACGGGCGCGGCCGGAACCGGCCACCGCGCCGGATGTGCCCTTCGCGGAGCCTGCGCAGGCGCGGCCGGAGCCGGCCGGCGGCGAAGACGCCGCGGGTTCCCCGGGCGAAAGGCCCATGCCGTCCGGCCTGGAGCAGACGGTGGTGGACAACCCGGGCCTGTTCGACGCGGCCGGGCAGGCTCGTCCGCCCGCCGGAGACATCGGCCAAGAGCGCACGGTGGCGATGTCCCGCGAGCAGTTCCCCGCCCGCCCGCACGGTGGAACGCCCGAGGTTCCCTTCGGGCCCGCCCGAACCTCCGGCGGGCCGGGCCGTCCCGGCGACGACGGCGCCACGGCGGTGCTGCCGCCGCCTCCGCAGGGAGGCGGCGCTCCGGGCGGGTTCCAAGGTCCTCCCCCGGCTCCGCCTCCCGGCCCCGGCGGGCCCTGGGGTCCCGGCGGTCCGGGCGGTTCGACGGCCGCCCCCCGCCCGTCGGCGGGCGAGGCGGAGCAAAAGCGGCGCAGGCAGCTGCTCGCGCTGTCGATCGGCGCCGGGCTGGTGGTCATCGTGATCGTCGGCGGGCTGCTGCTGAACGCCATCGGCTCCGGCGGCGGCGCCAAGCCCGCCCCCTCCCCCACGCCGCCGAAGGACTTCGTGGCGGTCAGCGACGCCTCCGGCAAGATCCGCGCCTTCGTGCCCAAGGCCTGGCCCAAGCTGGCCGAGCCGACGACCTGGCAGCCCTCGTCGGTGGGCCTGTCGGGCGACACCCAAAGCAGGCCGGTGCTGCGCGCCACCTCGGGGAGCTTCCAGCAGTTCCTGGACAGCACCGCCAAGACTCCCGGCGTCTTCATCGGGCTGACCACCGACGTCGGCGAGGGCAGGCTGCCGCCGCCCGGGGTCTCCGAGCACGACCAGTGCACCAAGGGGCAGCCGGAGAGGTACACCACCCCCGACCAGAGCCTCAGCGGGACGATCATCCGCTACACCGGCTGCAGCACCGGCACCCCGTCCATCACCGAGGTCGGCCTGGTCGACCGGACGGGCAAGTTCGGGGTCTGGATCCGGGTGAAGGAGATCGACGACCGCAAGGTCACCAACGACATCCTCAACAGCCTCAGGCTGGCCGCTCCTTAA
- a CDS encoding sulfotransferase family protein, which yields MASQSDRPIFVIGCPRSGTTLLQLMLHSHERIAIPAETRFLLQAYASRHRFGDLHVPDNRRALAEWIVRRRETKFHDLGLDPDEVIEEIVAGPPTLGSALGIVFRAYARRFGKPRWGDKRPSYFKHVDVLRRMWPDAQFIHLIRDGRDCVASLKEMPWYNLGSYHAICAWREAIDYGRRYARKLGPDTYYELQYEHLVADPAGELAKLCKFLGEDFDPRMTRPQEIAKLTVPPNKRWHERTQSDITTGRVGSWAHRLEPWEIALAEKALGSRLRAYGYEVSGSERPSMTHMLRLARVAVRRKTTQRRRALRDRLARRNEPGPVECRLNRSGDSERATA from the coding sequence ATGGCTTCGCAATCTGATCGGCCCATCTTCGTCATCGGATGCCCACGGTCGGGGACGACTCTGCTGCAGCTGATGCTGCACTCCCACGAGCGGATCGCCATCCCGGCCGAGACCCGGTTCCTGCTGCAGGCCTACGCCTCCCGGCACCGCTTCGGGGACCTGCACGTGCCGGACAATCGCCGCGCGTTGGCGGAGTGGATCGTCAGGCGCCGGGAGACCAAGTTCCACGACCTGGGCCTGGACCCCGATGAGGTCATCGAGGAGATCGTCGCCGGCCCCCCGACCCTGGGCTCGGCGCTGGGCATCGTGTTCCGCGCCTACGCCCGCCGCTTCGGCAAGCCCCGCTGGGGCGACAAGCGGCCCAGCTACTTCAAGCACGTGGACGTGCTGCGCCGCATGTGGCCGGACGCCCAGTTCATCCACCTGATCCGCGACGGCCGGGACTGCGTGGCCTCCCTCAAGGAGATGCCCTGGTACAACCTCGGCTCCTACCACGCCATCTGCGCCTGGCGGGAGGCGATCGACTACGGCCGCCGCTACGCCCGCAAGCTCGGCCCCGACACCTACTACGAGCTGCAGTACGAGCACCTGGTCGCCGACCCCGCCGGCGAGCTGGCCAAGCTGTGCAAGTTCCTCGGCGAGGACTTCGACCCCCGCATGACCCGCCCCCAGGAGATCGCCAAGCTGACCGTGCCGCCCAACAAAAGGTGGCATGAACGCACCCAGAGCGACATCACCACCGGCCGGGTCGGCTCCTGGGCGCACCGCCTGGAGCCCTGGGAGATCGCCCTGGCCGAAAAGGCCCTGGGCTCGCGGCTGCGCGCCTACGGCTATGAGGTGAGCGGCAGTGAACGCCCGTCCATGACCCACATGCTGCGCCTGGCCCGCGTGGCCGTCCGCCGCAAGACCACCCAGCGCCGGCGCGCCCTGCGCGACCGCCTGGCGCGCCGCAACGAGCCCGGCCCGGTCGAATGCCGCCTCAACCGCTCCGGCGACAGCGAACGCGCCACCGCCTGA
- a CDS encoding RNA polymerase sigma factor, with translation MAFDERTEELAAQAARGDQNALNELLRRIEPEVLRQSARFLPCRQDAEEACQDALLQVARNIHRFEGRSKFSTWLHVVVANSARSTYRSLKRRSLEQAGELPQQRPDPRRTSVIAGSRVDILDAMEELEARKPDLIQALVLRDISQLEYSEIAEQLGLPLGTVKSRIHEARKQVRQTLGESYT, from the coding sequence ATGGCTTTTGACGAACGGACCGAGGAACTGGCCGCTCAGGCAGCCCGTGGCGACCAGAACGCACTCAACGAACTGCTGCGCAGGATCGAACCGGAGGTGCTGCGGCAAAGCGCCCGGTTCCTGCCCTGTCGCCAGGACGCCGAGGAGGCCTGCCAGGACGCGCTGCTGCAGGTGGCGCGCAACATCCACCGTTTCGAGGGGCGCTCGAAGTTCAGCACCTGGCTGCATGTGGTGGTGGCCAACTCGGCGCGTTCCACCTACCGCTCGCTCAAGCGCCGTTCCCTGGAACAGGCCGGCGAGCTGCCGCAGCAGCGTCCCGACCCGCGCCGCACCAGCGTCATCGCCGGCTCCCGGGTGGACATCCTGGACGCGATGGAGGAGCTGGAGGCCCGCAAGCCCGACCTGATCCAGGCGCTGGTGCTGCGGGACATCTCCCAGCTGGAGTACTCCGAGATCGCCGAGCAGCTCGGCCTGCCCCTGGGCACCGTGAAATCCCGCATCCACGAGGCCCGCAAGCAGGTCCGCCAGACCCTCGGGGAGTCCTACACCTGA